In the genome of Actinomycetota bacterium, the window CCGACATGGGCCCATGGGGGCCGGGTGTAGCGTCGTGGCCGGCACGGGCTAGCGACGGGCCTGCTCGTTCGCGTCCCGTCCCGGCTGACCCGGCGGGTCAGCCCCCCGGGCGCTCCCGCAGCCGCAGGGTGAGCAGGTCCTCGGCGATCACCCGTTCGGCGTCGGCCAGCAGCTCGTCGAGGTCGTCCTCGGCGTGCAGGAACCGCCCGCTGAGCGGGTCGGCGTCCCCGGCCGCGACGCGGACGAGCAGGTCGGCGACGCGCCCGGCCGGCGTGTACTCCCCGGGCGGGATGGCCGCGATCTGGGGCCGCCAGCGCCGCCCGGACTCACCGAGCAGCGACTCCTCCACCATCCTGGTCCGCACCAGCCCGGGGCTGACGCACAGCACGGTGACGCCGTGGCCGGCGGTCTCGGCGGCCAGGGTGCCGGTCAGCCGGAAGTAGGCCGCCTTGGCGCAGGCGTAGGCGCTCACGTACGGCTCGTCGCGGGCCCCGACCAGGCTGCCGATGTTGACCACCCGCCCGCGCCGCCGGGCCACCATGCCCGGCAGCACGGCCCGGCAGCAGTTGAACGCGCCCCGCAGGTGGACCTCGAGGTCGCGCCACCAGCCGTCGGGGTCGACCTCCCACAACGGCCCCGGCTCCTGGGCGGTGCCGGCGTTGTTGACCAGCAGCGTGACCGGCCCCAGGGCCGCCTCGACCTCCCCGACCACCCCGGTCACCGCCCCCAGGTCGGTCACGTCCAGCGCCCAGCCTCGCGCCACCCCGCCCCCGGCCTCCACCGCCGCCACCAGCTCGGCCAGCTCGTCCCCCGACCGCGCCGCCAGGGCGACCCGCGCCCCGGCCGCCGCCAGCGCCTCCCCGATCGCCCGCCCGATCCCCCGCCCACCCCCGGTGACCAGCGCCACCTGGCCGTCCAGCCGCTCGGTCACCGGGCGCTCAGAGGTCCTCGAGCACGGTGTCGGCGGTGCGGCGGCCGGAGGCGAGGGCGCCGTTGATGGAGGCGGTGTCGCGGTGGTCGCCGCAGACGTACAGGCCGGGGCGGAGGCGGACGGGGCGTTCGGGGGGGTCGAGGGCGCCGGGGGGCTGGGCGGGCTGGGCGTGGGGGATGTGGTAGGTCTTGAGGTGGCGCCAGGCGACCACGCCGGAGCCGAACCAGTCGGCGAGCTGGCCGAGGACGGCGGCTTCCAGGTCGGGGCCCTTGGGGAGGCCGGGGCGGTCGACGACGGCGGCCGAGATGAGGGCGGCGCCGGGTGGGGCGTAGGTGGGGGCGACGGCGCTGGGGACGCAGAGGTTGTTGACCGGGCCCTGGCCGTCGCCGTCGAGGACGATCACCGGCTCGTCGACCGGGGCCCGGTCGGCGGCGAAGTAGAGGCAGGTGGCCGCGACCGACTCCGGGGCCGGCAGGTCGTCGCCGAGCAGCTGGGACGCGGTCGGGCCGTCGGTGGCGACCACGACCGCCCTGGCCGGCAGCTTCTCGCCGCCGTCGAGGGTGACGGCGCCG includes:
- a CDS encoding SDR family oxidoreductase, whose amino-acid sequence is MTERLDGQVALVTGGGRGIGRAIGEALAAAGARVALAARSGDELAELVAAVEAGGGVARGWALDVTDLGAVTGVVGEVEAALGPVTLLVNNAGTAQEPGPLWEVDPDGWWRDLEVHLRGAFNCCRAVLPGMVARRRGRVVNIGSLVGARDEPYVSAYACAKAAYFRLTGTLAAETAGHGVTVLCVSPGLVRTRMVEESLLGESGRRWRPQIAAIPPGEYTPAGRVADLLVRVAAGDADPLSGRFLHAEDDLDELLADAERVIAEDLLTLRLRERPGG